One Candidatus Desulfatibia profunda genomic window, AGCGGTTTCAATCTCATCCGGATCATCCTCGAAAGACTGGATCATTTCCTCTGAAATGACCTTAATCGCCACATCACGCTTAAGGTTCAATTGATGAGCGCGGTAGACTTCGCCCATGGCGCCTTTGCCGATGAATTCGATGATGACCCATTTATGATTGAGTACATTCCCGATTTGGAAAATATTGGCCGGTGAATTGCTCATATCGTAAGAAAACCTCTAAATCATGTTGGATTATTTCATATCAAAACTTAATTACTTCATATTCTGCTATATTCTTTAAAGAAACGTCAATAGGAAAGGGGGCGAGATAGCGTGAATGGGTTATCGGTATCGGCTGTGAAGAAATCAGTCACAGCATTTAGGCGGTTTGCCGCCGGTAGCCTTATTCAATCGCTCCAGATAACGGCTCCACCATCCTTTGTGTTTAGGGGCGTTTTGCCCTAAATATTTTTCGGGATTTGCTTCAAAGGATTTGCGACAGCTTTCGGCGCAGAAATAATACGTGCGCATCTGGTATGTAAAGGTGTAATCTTTTCTCGCGGGGTCCACCTCCATAAAGCACACCGGATCAATATAAATTTTGGGCGAGGGTGTCGATGTTTTCATGGGCATTCTCCTTATGACTAAAATCCATTGTTATCTCTTTGACGGATAGTGAAAAGGCAGTTTAGCCCGGATTTTTCAGCAGAACCCCCGCCCGTTAGGGCGGGGAGCTTCACATCCGTCAGCGCTGCGCGGCAAGGAAAAATCCGGTCTATCTAACACTCATGAGCAGCCATTCGGTTATCGGCGTAGCCCAATGACCGGTGAGCAAAACATAAGCCCCGATTCCAGCAACACCTACCGCTACAATTATCAGAAATGTATCTATTTTAATGTTTTTCATTTTTATACCTCCGTACCTGGTTTTTTTATTCTCGCGTTGTTTTGGATATAATCCCAAAGGCTCTTGACTTTGAGGCAACTTTCCTTTCAATGGCATTTACCGGAATCCATCTGAAGTTCTTGCTTCACTTTTACCAGCGCTTCGGGATACCCACCTCTGAGCGTCAGGTAGGCTGATCCCATAATAATGATCTGCCCCAAGAAATAGGCGACATACTCATTGACTCCCACAGCACCAAGCAATTGAGACAGCGTTAATCCAATAAAGATCAGAAAGGTAAATATACCCCTGACCACAGACAGTGTCCCGAAACCTACAAGGAGTCCCAGGATTATTGACAAACCGGCAAATGTCGAAATAAGTGATGTTTCCATAAGTTGTACCTCCCAAGTCTTTTTATCATTTTCGTATGCGTTTGATCTTTAGTAGAGCAAACCGCATGCCAATAGTCTTGCGCAAAAAACTACAGATGGATAATTGCTTGAATAAACTACATTAAATATCCAAAGCAATTTATGATTGAGAATAAAATGAGGTGGCTGTTACTCAGGCAAGGTAAAGGTAGTGGATACAAAATATCCAGTTTGAAGCGGCACAAAGATTGAACTGGATCGAAAATATCCATTTGTTAAAATTGCACCAGAACGGACGGAAAAGCGGGATGGCTTATGAATGAAGCGTGGATCGTTTAAGGGAAATTTATTATTATTTTAGTTCGGCCTTTACAGCCATTCCTATCTTTTCTAATGTATACGGTTTTTTTACATAGGCTCCGGCACCAAGTCTTTGAGCCTCTTTAACACGATCTGTTTCCGAAAACCCGCTTGCAATGATCGCTTTTTGCCCCGGATGCAATTCGAGGATCTGTTTGTAGGTGTCAAAGCCATCTAAGCCGGGGTCCATGATCATATCGAGTACGATTAAATCTGCGCTGTGTTTTTTTAAATATTCAACTGCTTCTTCACCGCTTGAAACAATATCAACCCCATAGCCCAAGGTAGTCAACAAGCTAAATACTATTTCTCTTTGTTCTTTGACATCATCCACCACTAAGATCGACTCCCCCTTGCCCATATAGCTTTCAATAGGCAACATAGCCTTTTCTTTAGATATTTTTCGTCTGGTTGCAGGAAAATAGAGTGAAAACGTTGTTCCTTTTCCTTGCGCGCTTTGAACATCGATATATCCGTTGTTGTCTTTTACGGTGCCCCAAACCACAGCCATGCCCAATCCGGTCCCGCTTCTTCCCATTATTTTTTTCGTATAGAAAGGCTCAAATATTCTTTTTAAGTCCTCTGAAGAGATGCCTATGCCGGTATCGGAAACCGTAAGGGTAACAAAATCGCCTTCCTCTATCTTGTCATAACCATTTATGGGGCTGTCAATGTATCGGTTTTCTGTGGATATAAAAATCTTGCCCCCATCGGGCATGGCTTCGGCAGCATTGGAAACTAAATTCATCAAGGCTTTGGATAGGTGCACGGGAGAGCCGGAAATGTTTAAAAGGTCGGATACAAGGCGGGTCTCTACCTCAATCCCGGGGTGATATGATTTCAATTTTTCATATTCGGGATTTTTCAAATAGTCAAAAATAATATCATTCAGGTTCACCACTTCCTCGGTGACTACTCCTCTTCTTGCCAGGGTTAATAAATCCTGCACGATCTCGGCGGCTTTTTCCCCTGAGCTTTGCATGGTTAAAATGGGCTTTATCAAGGGACTGTCTTGGGGGATTTGCATTAATAACAGGTCAGGATAACTTACAATCCCGGAGAGAACATTATTAAGATCGTGAGCCACCCCGCCGGCCAGTATGCCTAGGGCTTCCATTTTCTGGGACCTCTGAAGCTGGGCTTCAAGGTTTTTTTGATTCCTGATATCTCTCAGATTAATGATGCTGCCCACAGGATTGTCATTCTTGTCCTTATAAACAGCGCCGCTTATATTAACCGGAATAATGTTTCCTTCTTTGGTGTATCGGCTGGTTTCAAAACCGGAAATATTCACTCCGGACAGCATCTTGTTGATCATCCTATTGGTCTCCGGCCAGGTATCCTCAGGAACAAAAATGTCCATTTTCTTGCCCAAACATTCTGCCAGGGTCCATCCGAAAACAAGGGTGAATGCCGGGTTGAAATAGGTAACGTTACCTTCCATATCGTAAACAACCACAGGGTCGGGATTTGCTTCCATAAATGTACGGTGTTTTTCTTCGCTCTCCCGCAGCGCCCCTTCCATCTGTTTGCGTTCATCGATTTCTCTTAATAGTTGCTCGTTGGCTTTTGCCAGCTTAGCGGTCCGCTCCTCGACCCGGCGTTCCAGTTCGTCATGGGCTTTTTGCAAAGCCTCTTCGGCCTTCTTGCGGTCGCTGATTTCCTTCTCAAGCTGCCTGTTTTTTTCTTCGATTTCCTGTCTCTGTTTAGACGCCTCTTCGAAGCGAGTCTCGAGAACCAGATTGTTTAGGGAGACCCGCCCAAAAAGCATTATCCCGATCAGAACAGCTATCGACAGCACTGCCATGGCCACCAGCAGATGAAAGGGCGACCTGCGTCCTAATATCTCAGCAGCCGGTATAATCCTGGTTAGGACAAGTGGGGTTCCCTTAATCGAAACCCGCAGGATGAGCATATCCCTTTTGATTCCCGCTTGATCGGTCATTTCAAAACGGCGAATATTTCCCATTTTTACATTCATAAGCTTGGGCAGGCTGGGAGCGGAAAACTTGGCCCGCATAAACTCTGCCGAGTGAGGATGGTCTTTAATACAGACGAAGCTGATATCTTTATTTTCAGGCCCGCCTTTTTTGACGAAATGTTCGTAAACCTCGACAAGGTTGATCCAGGCGACGATTTGACCGCTAAAAACGCCTTTAAAAAAATACGGGGTGCTGACAGTCATTATCGGAATTTGTGGATTGTGCACATCAATGAACGTCATTTCACGGCTATCGGGAGTAAGAACTTCATTCCAGTTTCGCCCTTGGTCCTGCTCATGGTTTATGGGGCCGGTATCGACAAGTAATTCCCCATCGGGCCTGATAAACGTCACCCGGGGATAGATCCTTTTGTCACCAAATTTCTTTTCTTCCATGAGACGATCAAACTGGTTCAGGATGGCATTCAGGCTGGCCTTTAAGCCATACTCCATGGACATTCCCAAGGCCTTGTTTTCAAAATACACTGAAACAGCTCTGTTTTCAGACAGATTTTCAAGGTCGCTTTTTCTCTCTGCGCAGAAATAACTTACCGACATGGCAAGTTTTTCCGTGTCCTGCCTCAAATTTTCCAGAGCGTTTTTCTGCAAATCGATCTGGGACAGATAATTGCTTATAATCAGAAAGCTGATGTATAAAAGCAGCACCAAACCGATAGCTGGTACAGCCAAATTCCGCTTTTCTGCAAGTACCCTGAATGGGTGGAATTTCATAATGATTCCTTTACAGAGAGCTCCGATACCTTCTGCTACATTTTCTTAAAAAAACGCCGGATAGTACATGAACACGGCCGGATAGTATTTTTTCACAAGGCGCTCATAGGTCCCGTCCGCTTTACACTTTTCGAAAAACCGGTTAAAGGCCTCCCGCAGCTCAGGGGATGTTTTAGCAAAGGCGACGCCCATCTCCTGCGTAGAAGAAACAGGACCGATCACTTTAATCTTACCAGGCCATTTTTCCAGAGTGATCAGCGCATCCGGCCCATCTGAGATCGTCGCTTCGGCTTCGCCTTTGATAATAGCCGGCACCAGTTCATTCAGGGTACCGCTAAACAGCTTGACCTCCGCTCCCGCCTCTTTAAGCCCGTACAAGGAAGGATCAAGGCATGTTTGCGCTTTCCCCAAAACGCAGTGCCCCTTAAGCAATTCTTTTACTTGGGCAACGTCCTTTTCAACGTCGCCGGTGGATTTGATCGGTTTCATCGTGGAATCCGCCCGCGCCACCAGCCAGATCTGCGTGGGAAAAGTGGCTGTAGAGTAGTCCACGACTTTCTGTCGCCAGGGTATTATCGTTAACCCATTGGCAATTAAATCTCCCTTGACAGGCACCTCACCAAGAATCGTTATCCCGCTGCCGTTCGGCTCGACCTTTTTACCTGCAAGGTCTCCGATCACATCTTTCCAGTCGGTTTTGACATACTCGTATTTCACACCCAGGTATTCGGCAAAACGCTTAATCAATTCCACATCCAGACCGTCCCCGCTCCCGGTGACAAAGTTGGCATAGGGTACGCCGAGATGTCGCAGCACGCCTCTTTTTTTAATTTCGGAAAGATCCGCTCCGGAGGCAGAACCCCAGGAAATGATTGCCAACATTACTGCTGTGCATACCAGGATTGTTGCGGAAAATAAAACGCTTTTTTTGCCGTTCATTAGGACCCTCCTTTTAAGTTATAAAATACCTTGCCGTTCTTTGAGGCAATATGCGTGCCATGCATTTCTATAGATAGCCAATTTGTACCTAATCTATCCTGCCAAATTTACATAAAAATATCTTTAACAAAACAGCACGATTTGACAATCAAAAATTAGCAGAGAACTTTGGATGCCGGACCGTGGGTATTTTGTATAGTTCGCTTTTTCGCAGAAATGCCATCGCTCGATAAGTTTCGTTCCAAGATCTGCCGCCCTCCACATGTTTCAAAAAACATTCCGACAAAATTGCATCGTTTTATAAGGATCTCAATCTTGAACATCTCTGGGTAATTTACCCGGGAGGCGAAGCCTACCGTCTGGCCGACAACATTACCGTACTTCCACTAAGCAGCGTTCAGGATAACTGGATTTACAGTTGATCTGGGAAATAAGTGTTCACTTCCAAAATAACACCCTGCCTTCCCTAACCCGGATTTTTTGCGGGCTAACTTTGACAGCCTCGTAAAAAGTCGCAAATCGCGTCACTCCCGCGAAAGCGGGAGTCCATATCAGGCTGAAATAACTGGATTCATGCTTTCGCAGGAATGACGTTTAAGCAGCATTTTGGACTTTTTACGAATTCATCAATCTTGAATTTTACAAAATGCTTTTTTTATTCTACCCCAAAATCTTCCCTTGCCAAAGTTGCTCAAGAAATACCTGCCAGGGTAATATCTCGATCTGATCCTGGGTCTTACGCGGCGTTGAATCCAATGATACCAGAATGCTTCGCCGAACCGAATACTCTTGTTTAAATTTGCGAAGCCCCT contains:
- a CDS encoding YHS domain-containing protein; protein product: MYIDPVCFMEVDPARKDYTFTYQMRTYYFCAESCRKSFEANPEKYLGQNAPKHKGWWSRYLERLNKATGGKPPKCCD
- a CDS encoding PAS domain S-box protein, translated to MKFHPFRVLAEKRNLAVPAIGLVLLLYISFLIISNYLSQIDLQKNALENLRQDTEKLAMSVSYFCAERKSDLENLSENRAVSVYFENKALGMSMEYGLKASLNAILNQFDRLMEEKKFGDKRIYPRVTFIRPDGELLVDTGPINHEQDQGRNWNEVLTPDSREMTFIDVHNPQIPIMTVSTPYFFKGVFSGQIVAWINLVEVYEHFVKKGGPENKDISFVCIKDHPHSAEFMRAKFSAPSLPKLMNVKMGNIRRFEMTDQAGIKRDMLILRVSIKGTPLVLTRIIPAAEILGRRSPFHLLVAMAVLSIAVLIGIMLFGRVSLNNLVLETRFEEASKQRQEIEEKNRQLEKEISDRKKAEEALQKAHDELERRVEERTAKLAKANEQLLREIDERKQMEGALRESEEKHRTFMEANPDPVVVYDMEGNVTYFNPAFTLVFGWTLAECLGKKMDIFVPEDTWPETNRMINKMLSGVNISGFETSRYTKEGNIIPVNISGAVYKDKNDNPVGSIINLRDIRNQKNLEAQLQRSQKMEALGILAGGVAHDLNNVLSGIVSYPDLLLMQIPQDSPLIKPILTMQSSGEKAAEIVQDLLTLARRGVVTEEVVNLNDIIFDYLKNPEYEKLKSYHPGIEVETRLVSDLLNISGSPVHLSKALMNLVSNAAEAMPDGGKIFISTENRYIDSPINGYDKIEEGDFVTLTVSDTGIGISSEDLKRIFEPFYTKKIMGRSGTGLGMAVVWGTVKDNNGYIDVQSAQGKGTTFSLYFPATRRKISKEKAMLPIESYMGKGESILVVDDVKEQREIVFSLLTTLGYGVDIVSSGEEAVEYLKKHSADLIVLDMIMDPGLDGFDTYKQILELHPGQKAIIASGFSETDRVKEAQRLGAGAYVKKPYTLEKIGMAVKAELK
- a CDS encoding transporter substrate-binding domain-containing protein, giving the protein MNGKKSVLFSATILVCTAVMLAIISWGSASGADLSEIKKRGVLRHLGVPYANFVTGSGDGLDVELIKRFAEYLGVKYEYVKTDWKDVIGDLAGKKVEPNGSGITILGEVPVKGDLIANGLTIIPWRQKVVDYSTATFPTQIWLVARADSTMKPIKSTGDVEKDVAQVKELLKGHCVLGKAQTCLDPSLYGLKEAGAEVKLFSGTLNELVPAIIKGEAEATISDGPDALITLEKWPGKIKVIGPVSSTQEMGVAFAKTSPELREAFNRFFEKCKADGTYERLVKKYYPAVFMYYPAFF